CGTCTGGCCATCGCCGGGGTCCTGGCGATGGGGCCGCGGGTGATCGTTTTCGACGAACCCTTTTCGAACCTCGACTTTCCCGGCGTCAAACAGGTGCTGGGGCAGATCGTGACCCTGCACCGCAAGGGTCACACGGTTCTGGTGACCACCCACGACATCGAAAAAATCCTGCCCCACGCCGAACGGTTGATCGTCATGCAGGGGGGCCGCATCCGGCGGGACGGCTCGCCCCAGGCGCTTTTGACCGAAGTCGAACACTACGGGGTCCGGGCGCCCTGCGCGGTCAAATGGGGTCGGGAGGCCGTCTCATGGCTGAACTGACGGCAGTCGCCTATACCCGGGCTCAAAGCCGGCTGCACCGCCTGGACGCCCGGGTCAAGTTGGCGCTGATGGCCCTGGTGGGTCTGGCGACGGTTCACGCTGCGCCAGCCGAACTCGGCCTGCTGTCGGTGGCCCTTTTGGGGATCGCCCTGGGCACGGGTCTTCCCCTGGGCCGCGTGCTGCGGGAACTGCGCTGCCTGCTGGTGCTCCTGGCGCTGGTCTGGATCGTGCGGGGCCTGGCGACCCCAGGTGATGCCCTGATCGGCTGGGCCGGGATCAGCCTCTCGCGCCAGGGTGCCGTAGAGGGCGCCCTGGTCTGCTGGCGCCTGCTGCTCGCCGTCGCCGCCGGTGTCCTGTTCGTTTTCAGCACCCGTCCGGCGGCCATCAAGGCGGCCGCCCAGTGGC
The nucleotide sequence above comes from Desulfobacteraceae bacterium. Encoded proteins:
- a CDS encoding energy-coupling factor ABC transporter ATP-binding protein, which produces RLAIAGVLAMGPRVIVFDEPFSNLDFPGVKQVLGQIVTLHRKGHTVLVTTHDIEKILPHAERLIVMQGGRIRRDGSPQALLTEVEHYGVRAPCAVKWGREAVSWLN
- a CDS encoding energy-coupling factor transporter transmembrane protein EcfT; protein product: MAELTAVAYTRAQSRLHRLDARVKLALMALVGLATVHAAPAELGLLSVALLGIALGTGLPLGRVLRELRCLLVLLALVWIVRGLATPGDALIGWAGISLSRQGAVEGALVCWRLLLAVAAGVLFVFSTRPAAIKAAAQWLLKPVPLVPEKRVAVMLGLVVSFIPVILNQTRETLDAQRARGIENRRNPVVRFIRLAIPLLRRIFSDADKLALAMESRCYSEDRSDPALSARRSDWLVLAAGVSLWLLVILT